The Mixophyes fleayi isolate aMixFle1 chromosome 1, aMixFle1.hap1, whole genome shotgun sequence genome includes a region encoding these proteins:
- the S100Z gene encoding protein S100-Z yields the protein MPTQLEGAMDTMIRIFHHYSGKEGDKYKLNKGELKQLLQSELTDFLACQKDPKLVDKIMNDLDSNKDNEVDFNEFVVLVAALTVACNDFFEEQLRKKGK from the exons ATGCCGACCCAGTTGGAAGGAGCCATGGATACCATGATCAGAATCTTCCACCATTATTCTGGGAAAGAAGGTGACAAATACAAGCTGAACAAAGGGGAGCTGAAGCAACTCTTGCAGAGTGAGCTGACAGACTTCCTTGCT TGTCAAAAAGATCCCAAGTTGGTAGACAAGATCATGAACGATCTGGACTCCAATAAAGACAATGAAGTTGACTTCAATGAATTTGTGGTGCTGGTGGCAGCCTTGACCGTGGCGTGTAATGACTTCTTTGAAGAGCAGctaaggaaaaaaggaaaatag